A region of Myxococcus stipitatus DSM 14675 DNA encodes the following proteins:
- a CDS encoding TIGR02265 family protein: MYVSTEVSGGGAAWELEQRRLAATDDDQARGMFFQGALHVIACLGGEGAVARCKGVAGVWEINPFHLYPVSRYLRMVSTAARLLGPGSRGFDEVLLRMGAQASVDFLSSLFGRELLAETMGSPRTLVEAMGDAYRMAVSYGERYPQWTGERSVRFVMRRDFMPAVYHVGVLRGALESVGARDVRVRGRQVALLESEYEMSWR; encoded by the coding sequence ATGTACGTGAGCACGGAAGTCAGCGGCGGTGGCGCGGCGTGGGAGCTGGAGCAGCGGCGGCTGGCGGCGACGGACGACGACCAGGCGCGGGGCATGTTCTTCCAGGGCGCGCTGCACGTCATCGCGTGCCTGGGAGGCGAGGGTGCCGTGGCGCGGTGCAAGGGCGTGGCGGGGGTGTGGGAGATCAACCCCTTCCACCTGTACCCGGTGTCGCGCTACCTGCGGATGGTGTCCACGGCGGCGCGGCTGCTGGGGCCGGGCTCGCGGGGCTTCGACGAGGTGCTCCTTCGCATGGGGGCCCAGGCGTCGGTGGACTTCCTGTCCTCGCTGTTCGGCCGGGAGCTGCTGGCGGAGACCATGGGCAGTCCTCGGACGCTGGTGGAGGCGATGGGGGACGCGTACCGCATGGCGGTGAGCTACGGCGAGCGCTACCCGCAGTGGACGGGGGAGCGCAGCGTGCGCTTCGTGATGCGGCGCGACTTCATGCCGGCCGTCTACCACGTGGGGGTGCTGCGGGGCGCGCTGGAGTCGGTGGGCGCGCGGGACGTGCGGGTGCGAGGCCGGCAGGTGGCGTTATTGGAGAGCGAGTACGAGATGTCCTGGCGGTAG
- a CDS encoding ferritin-like domain-containing protein, translating to MTTPLPSDERLERRQFIQGLAAVATTAALSGCANREESPLPHGSGIDRAREASALNTLLALEYSLIDGYHQGITLLTAAHEDPSLPQPQRDLAGLALAVAQAFLEDHEAHAVLLSEMLTNLGATPVRPDQAPFLPPPQFKPSVGNALKLAANEERRAAFGYNRVVKGLNTPSTRFGLASIEGVQAQHFVVLKALIDSLVDTTPAFDAQQAVPAPFVSSTVSLGGGNGLQDVPDLAVNNPG from the coding sequence ATGACCACCCCACTCCCGTCCGATGAGCGGCTGGAGCGCCGCCAGTTCATCCAGGGGCTCGCCGCGGTCGCCACCACGGCCGCGCTCTCCGGCTGCGCGAACCGCGAGGAGTCGCCGCTTCCCCATGGCAGCGGCATCGACCGGGCCCGCGAGGCCAGCGCCCTCAACACGCTGCTGGCGCTCGAGTACTCGCTCATCGACGGCTACCACCAGGGCATCACCCTGCTCACCGCCGCCCATGAAGACCCGTCCCTGCCACAGCCGCAGCGGGACCTGGCGGGGCTCGCGCTCGCCGTCGCCCAGGCGTTCCTGGAGGACCATGAAGCCCATGCGGTCCTGCTGTCGGAGATGCTGACGAACCTGGGCGCCACGCCCGTGCGCCCGGACCAGGCGCCCTTCCTCCCGCCGCCCCAGTTCAAGCCCTCCGTCGGCAACGCCCTCAAGCTGGCCGCCAACGAGGAGCGCCGCGCCGCCTTCGGCTACAACCGCGTCGTGAAGGGGCTCAACACCCCGAGCACCCGCTTCGGCCTCGCCTCCATCGAAGGCGTCCAGGCGCAGCACTTCGTGGTGCTCAAGGCCCTCATCGACTCGCTGGTGGACACGACGCCCGCCTTCGACGCGCAGCAGGCCGTGCCCGCGCCCTTCGTCTCCTCCACCGTGAGCCTGGGCGGCGGCAACGGGCTCCAGGACGTGCCCGACCTCGCCGTGAACAACCCGGGCTGA
- a CDS encoding ferritin-like domain-containing protein has translation MTEGLSSRRAALRAVAGLGLTAGLLTHGSPAHARFAPTDVDALKSLLIAERNALKTYQAGLAVLDTAASTDPLLRFRGIITAIARHFMAQHADHAAKLSQFITRQGGADDVGDGEAQVPADFVPSIQNVLDLATNAEKAAAIGYTDAQKNLNAADNADLAAAIGAVEAQHFVVLHLAARGFVTPAASTLNQPADALASMAAQFVPTSFALTVDGAPGLDDETLLPFYDVTK, from the coding sequence ATGACGGAAGGACTCTCCTCTCGCCGGGCCGCGCTGCGGGCCGTCGCGGGCCTGGGGCTGACGGCGGGCCTGCTCACACACGGCTCACCGGCGCACGCTCGCTTCGCACCGACGGACGTGGACGCGCTCAAGTCGTTGCTCATCGCCGAACGCAACGCCCTCAAGACATACCAGGCGGGCCTCGCCGTGCTCGACACCGCCGCCAGCACCGACCCGCTGCTGCGCTTCCGGGGCATCATCACGGCCATTGCCCGCCACTTCATGGCGCAGCACGCGGACCACGCCGCGAAGCTGTCCCAGTTCATCACCCGGCAGGGCGGCGCCGACGACGTGGGCGACGGCGAGGCGCAGGTCCCCGCGGACTTCGTCCCCAGCATCCAGAACGTCCTCGACCTGGCCACCAACGCGGAGAAGGCCGCCGCCATCGGCTACACCGACGCGCAGAAGAACCTCAACGCGGCGGACAACGCGGACCTCGCCGCCGCCATCGGCGCGGTGGAGGCGCAGCACTTCGTCGTCCTCCACCTGGCCGCCCGAGGCTTCGTCACGCCCGCCGCGTCCACCCTCAACCAACCCGCGGACGCGCTCGCGTCCATGGCCGCCCAGTTCGTGCCCACCAGCTTCGCGCTCACCGTCGATGGCGCGCCCGGGCTCGACGACGAAACCCTCCTGCCTTTCTACGACGTGACGAAGTGA
- a CDS encoding response regulator, protein MTGPLLVVDDDADLREALEEVLRDAGYEVVGASNGKHALDVLGASRELPGLVLLDMMMPVMDGAGFARAMRQVPAWRDIPLLVFSASANARQVAEEIGACGHLRKPVDVDTLLEAIRKHQAA, encoded by the coding sequence GTGACTGGGCCGCTGCTGGTGGTGGATGACGACGCGGACCTGCGCGAGGCCCTGGAGGAAGTGCTGCGCGACGCGGGCTACGAGGTGGTGGGGGCCAGCAATGGCAAGCACGCGCTCGACGTGCTGGGCGCTTCACGCGAGCTGCCCGGGTTGGTGCTGCTGGACATGATGATGCCGGTGATGGACGGCGCGGGCTTCGCGCGCGCCATGCGCCAGGTGCCCGCGTGGCGCGACATCCCGCTGCTCGTCTTCTCCGCGTCCGCCAACGCGCGCCAGGTGGCCGAGGAGATTGGCGCGTGTGGACATCTGCGCAAACCCGTGGACGTGGACACGCTGCTGGAGGCCATCCGTAAACACCAGGCGGCGTGA